One Panicum virgatum strain AP13 chromosome 3N, P.virgatum_v5, whole genome shotgun sequence DNA segment encodes these proteins:
- the LOC120664729 gene encoding non-specific lipid-transfer protein 2-like: MKQPAHHLLLAAFAVVLLLCAGVVADAATCDATQLTPCAGAIIGNAPPTSACCSRLKEQQPCLCTYARDPNLQRYVNSPNGKKAMAACRLPVPSC, from the coding sequence ATGAAGCAGCCGGCGCATCATCTGCTGCTCGCCGCCTTCGCGGTGGTCCTGCTGCTGTGCGCGGGGGTCGTCGCCGACGCGGCGACGTGCGACGCGACGCAGCTGACCCCGTGCGCGGGCGCCATCATCGGGAACGCGCCGCCCACCTCGGCGTGCTGCAGCAGGTTGAAGGAGCAGCAGCCGTGCCTGTGCACGTACGCGCGCGACCCCAACCTGCAGCGCTACGTCAACTCGCCCAACGGCAAGAAGGCCATGGCCGCGTGCAGGCTGCCCGTGCCGTCCTGCTAA
- the LOC120664730 gene encoding reticulon-like protein B9, with the protein MPPHVESSSSDDDGQTTRLFHRRRSVHKLLGRRKVADILLWRNKNLSAGILAGATLVWFLFDVVDYNVVTLFCHIALLGMLLLFVWSNAAPLFDRRPPQIPEAIVSEKAFREIAQATQYKLAHFVSILYDIACGKDLKKFLMVIGSLWVLAVVGDTCSFTTLLYVGFLCALTLPPLYERYETEVDHLVAKGGEDLKKFYEKVDSNVLNKIPRGPVKTKVR; encoded by the exons ATGCCTCCTCATGTTGAGAGCAGTTCTTCTGACGATGATGGACAGACAACAAGGCTATTTCATAGACGCAGATCAGTTCATAAGCTACTCGGTCGACGGAAAG TTGCGGACATCCTGCTATGGAGGAACAAAAACCTATCAGCAGGGATCCTCGCAGGGGCAACATTGGTCTGGTTCCTGTTCGACGTGGTTGATTACAACGTAGTAACGCTCTTTTGCCACATTGCACTCCTTGGGATGCTTCTGCTCTTCGTTTGGTCGAATGCCGCGCCTCTCTTTGACAG GCGGCCTCCACAGATCCCAGAGGCCATTGTTTCTGAAAAAGCATTCAGAGAAATTGCACAGGCTACCCAGTACAAACTGGCTCACTTTGTATCAATCCTATATGACATTGCATGCGGGAAGGATCTCAAGAAGTTTCTCATG GTGATTGGGTCTCTGTGGGTACTGGCAGTAGTTGGAGATACTTGCAGCTTCACCACACTGTTATATGTTG GATTTTTGTGTGCTCTTACTTTACCACCATTATATGAAAGATATGAAACAGAAGTGGACCATCTTGTAGCCAAAGGGGGTGAAGACCTCAAGAAATTCTACGAGAAGGTTGACTCCAATGTCCTCAACAAGATACCAAGAGGCCCTGTCAAGACAAAAGTTCGCTAA